A window of the Henckelia pumila isolate YLH828 chromosome 3, ASM3356847v2, whole genome shotgun sequence genome harbors these coding sequences:
- the LOC140888155 gene encoding uncharacterized protein gives MAGRGRGRGRGNVADMTVDQLSQFITQTVQAAMGQNPPPPPVDEELPANFKQPTLGEYDGSSDSEEHLGGFENAALLHRYSDAIKCRVFLTTLIRSAQQWFKLLQPSSIQSFNDINLAFLHQYASSKRYLKTSLSLFNMKQSEVEPLREYVQRFNTAALEVPAATADTLVNSFTQGLRGGEFFRSLVKKPPLTYDELLSRAEKYVNLEDAQRQRRQEGTSGSKPSAKVGAKAEGKTEGGRKRVAEEMNRVKGPYHYVPLSVSLEKAMQVCEDRRALVRPRNAEKGPRLPPSDKFCDFHQEYGHIANDCQRLGEEVQRIMYDDPRIRAELTRRANPPRQGRAPQWRNQRNEVRENQGDHHGRALQNGQGDRVKQISNHPNRGVIHMISGGSTDGDSGRARKAHGRRLENFEVNSQLSCPTDPNISFGREDLKDVVLPHNDPLLVTLTIANYDVARIFLDTGSSVNIIFKETLDQIKLEGFELDPITTELYEFTGHALQPLGQIVLPLSLGSGEQRVTKMACFTVVDAPSSFNGILGRPALSDSRDVASTYHQKLKFPSGK, from the exons ATGgcaggaagaggaagaggaaggGGAAGAGGAAATGTGGCGGATATGACTGTAGATCAGCTCAGCCAGTTCATCACTCAAACAGTGCAAGCGGCCATGGGTCAAAATCCACCACCTCCTCCCGTGG ATGAAGAACTCCCTGCAAATTTTAAGCAGCCTACTTTAGGGGAATATGACGGGAGCTCAGATTCGGAGGAACATTTGGGGGGATTTGAAAATGCAGCCTTGTTGCATAGATATTCAGATGCAATTAAATGTCGGGTTTTCCTCACTACTCTGATAAGGTCAGCCCAGCAATGGTTCAAACTTTTACAGCCTAGTAGTATTCAGAGTTTCAACGACATCAACTTAGCTTTTCTACACCAATATGCGAGTAGCAAGAGATATTTGAAGACTTCTCTCAGTTTGTTCAATATGAAGCAATCTGAGGTGGAACCATTGCGGGAGTATGTTCAGCGCTTCAATACAGCAGCTCTGGAAGTACCTGCTGCCACTGCTGACACCTTGGTCAACTCTTTCACTCAAGGGTTGAGAGGAGGAGAGTTTTTCAGATCCTTGGTCAAGAAGCCTCCTTTGACTTATGATGAGCTCCTTAGTCGAGCTGAGAAGTACGTGAATTTGGAGGATGCACAGAGGCAGAGGAGACAGGAAGGAACGTCTGGGAGTAAGCCCAGTGCCAAGGTGGGAGCAAAGGCAGAGGGGAAGACAGAAGGAGGAAGGAAGAGGGTTGCAGAAGAGATGAACAGGGTCAAAGGACCCTACCACTATGTACCACTCTCGGTAAGCCTGGAGAAggcaatgcaagtatgtgaggaTAGGCGAGCACTTGTGAGGCCCCGTAATGCTGAGAAAGGCCCTCGGTTACCGCCATCTGACAAGTTTTGCGATTTTCATCAGGAGTATGGGCATATCGCCAATGATTGTCAGAGGCTAGGTGAGGAGGTTCAAAGGATCATGTATGATGACCCTCGAATCAGAGCTGAGCTGACTCGAAGGGCAAATCCTCCTCGCCAAGGCCGAGCTCCCCAATGGAGGAATCAAAGGAATGAAGTTAGAGAGAATCAAGGTGATCATCACGGAAGAGCTCTTCAAAACGGTCAAGGAGATAGGGTGAAGCAAATTTCAAATCATCCCAATCGGGGTGTTATCCATATGATCTCAGGGGGTAGTACGGATGGAGATTCGGGAAGGGCTCGCAAAGCTCACGGGCGTAGGttggaaaattttgaggtaaATTCTCAGCTCAGCTGTCCCACTGATCCGAACATCAGTTTTGGAAGGGAAGATTTAAAGGATGTGGTGCTACCTCATAATGATCCCCTACTGGTCACCTTGACCATAGCCAATTATGACGTGGCTCGTATCTTTTTGGATACTGGGAGTTCAGTAAACATTATTTTTAAAGAAACTCTGGACCAAATTAAATTGGAAGGATTTGAGTTGGATCCAATCACCACAGAGTTGTATGAGTTCACGGGTCATGCTCTGCAACCGTTGGGACAGATAGTGCTCCCCTTGTCCCTTGGGAGTGGAGAGCAGAGAGTAACCAAAATGGCTTGCTTTACAGTGGTGGATGCCCCATCTTCTTTCAATGGAATATTGGGACGCCCTGCCCTGAGTGATTCCCGAGATGTGGCTTCTACCTACCACCAGAAATTGAAGTTTCCAAGTGGAAAATAA